The Lycium ferocissimum isolate CSIRO_LF1 chromosome 1, AGI_CSIRO_Lferr_CH_V1, whole genome shotgun sequence genome includes a region encoding these proteins:
- the LOC132067536 gene encoding nuclear transcription factor Y subunit C-2-like, with protein sequence MRQAGAYSRILSRKTGPHSLPLARIKKIMKKSSDDVKMISGEAPIVFSKACELFIEELTKRAWINMTNMHEKRRSTLHKEDVASAVIATDVFDFLVNLVTHDNNCELKEDSHQVIMET encoded by the coding sequence atgaggcaaGCAGGGGCATATTCAAGAattctttcaagaaaaacagGTCCACACTCATTGCCACtagcaagaatcaagaaaataatgaagaaatcaagTGATGATGTGAAGATGATATCTGGTGAAGCTCCCATTGTTTTTTCAAAGGCATGTGAATTATTCATTGAAGAGCTCACAAAGAGGGCATGGATTAATATGACCAATATgcatgaaaaaagaagaagtacaCTTCATAAAGAAGATGTTGCATCTGCTGTTATAGCCACTGATGTTTTTGATTTTCTCgttaatttggttactcatgataATAATTGTGAGTTGAAGGAGGACTCTCATCAAGTTATAATGGAAACATAG